The Candidatus Tumulicola sp. region GTCGAGCGACAGCCGGAATAGCGTTGCGAACAACAGCGCCGGTGCGAACGCTGAAAACTCCAATGGGTCGCCGACCGTAACCGACAGCAACAGCACCAAAGCGGAACCGAAAATGTTCAAACCGAGCAAAACGTCGAGCAGCCACGGCGGCAGCGGCACGATGAGGATGGCAACGACCGCTAAGAGCAAGCCCGCAAACGCGTACACCGCCGTCTTCACGTGCGAGCCTCGCTCGACGCGCGCGACAAGGCCCCGACCACCTCGGCAACCGCGACGTAGTGTTCGAGCGCGATCGGACGACCGACAGCGGCATCGGTAAACAACGCTCGAGCCAACGGCGGATTTTCGACGATGGGGACGCACAACTCGGCGGCCAGCGAGCGAACGCGTAACGCAGCTTGCCCGGCAGCAGCGACGAGGATCACCGGTACCTGCACGCGCGGCGGTGCGTACTGCAAGGCGACGGCGACGTGCGTCGGATTGACCACCACGAACGATGCATCTTTGACGTCCGAGGGTGCGCCGCGCAGGAACGATCGATGGAGTGCGCGCCGCCGGCCTCGCGCATTCGGATCGCCATCCTGTTCCTTTGCCTCGCGCTTGCGCTCGTCGAACGACATGCGCAGTTTCCGCAGCCACGCACGGCGCGCGCTCGTATATTCGGCTACGGCAAACGCCAAACCGCACGCGCAGGCAGTCAGCGCTGTGCCGCGTACGCCTTGCCACGCCGTAGCGGCGAGTTCGGGAGGTTCGTGCGCGCGCAACAGCTGCGCGCCCGCATGCACGACGATCGACGAGATCGCGGACGCCGCCACGCAGAATGCGGCAATTGCTCGCACGGCGTGCGCCATCGTTTCGCGCGACGCGATACGCCGGATTCCGGCGAACACGTCGAGTCGCTCCACGGCAAAGCGGATCGGGACGACGGCGACACCTCCGCTCTGAACGATCGCAGACGCGATGCCGGCGGCCGCGGCCGCGCCCATTGGAACGAGGACTGCAGCTATGGTCAGCACGGCATCGTCCCACGGCGCAATCTCGCTGGAAGCGGCGCGTGCCAGTGCGGCACTCAACCGCGTGCCGATCGGTAACACGAGCGATGCTAAGGCGATCGCCGCGGCGAGAAATGCGACGTTCGCGGGCAACTCGACCGACCGCGCGACGTTCCCCTCGCGCTTGGCTTTCTGCAGGCGCTGGGGCGTCGGGTCGAATGGCTTTTCCGCCTCGTCGCTCAACGGCGCGCCGGCAACGCGTGCACCGGAGCGATCGCCGCTTGCGATAACGACGAAGCCGTCAATGCGGTCGCGACGAGCGCCGCCGCGAAAACCAGTGGAAACGCCAAAGTAGTGCTTCCAAAGCGCGGGACGGCACGCGAAAGCGAACCGAGCGCGATCTGCACTACGAACGCCACTCCAATCGACGGGCCGGCGACGGCGATCCCGGTGGCCACCATCGCTTCTCCCAATCCAGCGCCGAACTGCGTCCACGCGTACGCGCCGGCCGGCGACGCCACCGGAACGCGCACGAAGCTGTCCGCAAATGCCGGAATAACGATTCGGTAAGCGCCGAATAAAAAGAACGCGCCGGTATATGCCAACGACCACACGCGACCGAAGCCGCTGGGAGCGACGAGTTGCAGGTTTGGAGCGATCGCTTTGACGCCGACGTAATCGTCGATCGCGCGTCCGCCGGCATAGGCCGC contains the following coding sequences:
- a CDS encoding flagellar biosynthetic protein FliR; translated protein: MTSTAVLVFARCAGFVARAPGIAHPSVSAPLRAGLALLLAGAIVPGVPATRAPLDALLVPALALEVLVGAAIGTAASLVYDAAYAGGRAIDDYVGVKAIAPNLQLVAPSGFGRVWSLAYTGAFFLFGAYRIVIPAFADSFVRVPVASPAGAYAWTQFGAGLGEAMVATGIAVAGPSIGVAFVVQIALGSLSRAVPRFGSTTLAFPLVFAAALVATALTASSLSQAAIAPVHALPARR
- a CDS encoding EscU/YscU/HrcU family type III secretion system export apparatus switch protein, whose translation is MSDEAEKPFDPTPQRLQKAKREGNVARSVELPANVAFLAAAIALASLVLPIGTRLSAALARAASSEIAPWDDAVLTIAAVLVPMGAAAAAGIASAIVQSGGVAVVPIRFAVERLDVFAGIRRIASRETMAHAVRAIAAFCVAASAISSIVVHAGAQLLRAHEPPELAATAWQGVRGTALTACACGLAFAVAEYTSARRAWLRKLRMSFDERKREAKEQDGDPNARGRRRALHRSFLRGAPSDVKDASFVVVNPTHVAVALQYAPPRVQVPVILVAAAGQAALRVRSLAAELCVPIVENPPLARALFTDAAVGRPIALEHYVAVAEVVGALSRASSEART